A single window of Streptomyces sp. NBC_00464 DNA harbors:
- a CDS encoding winged helix-turn-helix transcriptional regulator — MDRNGDSAPDEGCPHGTLPFDVFSKECPSRGTLEHITGRWGSLTLGALYEGSLRFNALRRRVDGVSEKMLSQTLHALERDGLVHREAQPTNPPRVDYELTPLGRQVAEQLLGLIHLVQGRMSEVLVARGQYDEARAGRP, encoded by the coding sequence ATGGACAGGAACGGCGACAGCGCACCGGACGAGGGCTGCCCGCACGGCACGCTCCCCTTTGACGTGTTCTCCAAGGAGTGCCCCTCGCGCGGCACCCTGGAGCACATCACCGGCCGCTGGGGCAGTCTGACGCTCGGCGCGCTGTACGAAGGCAGCCTCCGGTTCAACGCGCTGCGCCGCCGCGTCGACGGGGTGAGCGAGAAGATGCTCTCCCAGACACTGCACGCGCTGGAGCGCGACGGACTGGTGCACCGCGAGGCCCAGCCGACCAATCCGCCCCGCGTCGACTACGAGCTCACACCCCTGGGGCGTCAGGTCGCCGAACAACTGCTCGGCCTCATCCACCTGGTCCAGGGCCGGATGTCCGAGGTCCTGGTGGCACGCGGGCAGTACGACGAAGCCCGTGCGGGCCGGCCCTGA
- the mutM gene encoding bifunctional DNA-formamidopyrimidine glycosylase/DNA-(apurinic or apyrimidinic site) lyase, translating to MPELPEVEVVRRGLERWVTGRTVGEVEVLHPRAVRRHVAGGADFAARLAGVRLGTAMRRGKYLWVPLDDAATSLLGHLGMSGQLLVQPEGALDEKHLRIRIRFDDSVGTELRFVDQRTFGGLSLHENTAEGLPDTIAHIARDPLDPAFDDAAFHIALRLRRTTVKRALLDQSLISGVGNIYADEALWRAKLHYDRPTATLTRPKSAELLGHVRDVMNAALAQGGTSFDSLYVNVNGESGYFDRSLDAYGREDEPCHRCGTPMRRRAWMNRSSYFCPRCQRPPRP from the coding sequence GTGCCCGAGCTGCCCGAGGTCGAAGTCGTCCGGCGCGGTCTTGAGCGCTGGGTCACCGGGCGCACGGTCGGCGAGGTCGAGGTCCTGCATCCGCGTGCCGTCCGCCGGCACGTGGCGGGCGGTGCGGACTTCGCGGCCCGGCTCGCCGGTGTCCGGCTGGGCACGGCGATGCGCCGCGGCAAGTATCTGTGGGTGCCGCTCGATGACGCGGCCACCTCGCTCCTCGGCCACCTGGGCATGAGCGGTCAGCTGCTCGTGCAGCCCGAGGGCGCACTCGACGAGAAGCACCTGCGGATCAGGATCCGCTTCGACGACTCCGTCGGAACCGAGCTGCGCTTCGTCGACCAGCGCACCTTCGGTGGGCTCTCCCTCCACGAGAACACCGCCGAGGGGCTGCCCGACACCATCGCCCATATCGCCCGCGACCCACTGGACCCGGCCTTCGACGACGCCGCGTTCCACATCGCGCTGCGGCTACGCCGTACGACGGTCAAGCGCGCCCTGCTCGACCAGTCGCTGATCAGCGGCGTCGGCAACATCTACGCGGACGAGGCGCTCTGGCGGGCCAAGCTGCACTACGACCGGCCGACCGCGACCCTGACCCGCCCCAAGTCGGCCGAGTTGCTGGGCCACGTCCGCGACGTGATGAACGCGGCGCTGGCGCAGGGCGGCACGAGCTTCGACAGCCTCTATGTGAACGTGAACGGCGAGTCGGGCTACTTCGACCGCTCGCTCGATGCCTACGGACGCGAGGACGAGCCGTGCCACCGTTGCGGCACGCCGATGCGGCGCCGCGCCTGGATGAACCGGTCGAGCTACTTCTGCCCCCGCTGCCAGCGTCCGCCGCGCCCATAG
- the rnc gene encoding ribonuclease III — protein MSELSHAKKQADNVNTASSHTLLEGRLGYHLESALLVRALTHRSYAYENGGLPTNERLEFLGDSVLGLVVTDTLYRTHPDLPEGQLAKLRAAVVNSRALAEVGRGLELGSFIRLGRGEEGTGGRDKASILADTLEAVIGAVYLDQGLDVASELVHRLFDPLIDRSSNLGAGLDWKTSLQELTASESLGVPEYLVSETGPDHEKTFTAAARVGGVSYGTGTGRSKKEAEQQAAESAWREISAAAEAREAAAKSAADGGAADTPADPASTDVAPA, from the coding sequence ATGTCTGAGTTGTCCCACGCCAAGAAGCAGGCAGACAACGTCAACACAGCCTCGTCCCACACGCTTCTGGAAGGGCGGCTCGGGTACCACCTCGAGTCCGCCCTTCTGGTGCGTGCGCTGACCCATCGTTCGTACGCGTACGAGAACGGCGGTCTGCCCACCAACGAGCGGCTTGAATTCCTCGGGGATTCGGTGCTCGGCCTGGTGGTCACGGACACGCTGTACCGCACTCACCCCGACCTGCCTGAAGGCCAGCTGGCCAAATTGCGGGCCGCGGTAGTCAACTCGCGTGCGCTTGCGGAAGTGGGCCGCGGCCTTGAACTCGGCTCCTTCATCCGGCTCGGCCGCGGTGAAGAGGGCACGGGTGGCCGGGACAAGGCGTCCATCCTCGCCGACACCCTTGAAGCGGTGATCGGTGCGGTCTATCTCGATCAGGGCCTTGACGTGGCCTCGGAGCTGGTTCACCGGCTCTTCGACCCGTTGATCGACAGGTCCTCGAACCTCGGTGCCGGCCTGGACTGGAAGACCAGTCTCCAGGAGCTCACCGCGAGCGAGAGCCTCGGAGTCCCCGAGTACCTCGTCTCGGAGACCGGCCCGGACCACGAGAAGACCTTTACTGCTGCTGCTCGCGTCGGTGGTGTCTCGTACGGCACCGGCACCGGCCGTAGCAAGAAGGAAGCGGAGCAGCAGGCGGCCGAGTCCGCCTGGCGCGAGATCAGCGCCGCCGCGGAAGCACGGGAGGCTGCGGCGAAGTCCGCTGCCGACGGAGGGGCCGCCGACACCCCTGCCGACCCGGCGTCCACGGACGTTGCTCCTGCCTGA
- the rpmF gene encoding 50S ribosomal protein L32 → MAVPKRKMSRSNTRHRRSQWKAAVPTLVSCERCQEPKLQHIACPSCGTYNKRQVLEV, encoded by the coding sequence GTGGCTGTTCCGAAGCGGAAGATGTCGCGCAGCAACACGCGCCACCGCCGGTCGCAGTGGAAGGCTGCGGTCCCCACCCTGGTTTCGTGCGAGCGTTGCCAGGAGCCGAAGCTGCAGCACATTGCGTGCCCCAGCTGCGGCACGTACAACAAGCGCCAGGTCCTCGAGGTCTGA
- a CDS encoding YceD family protein yields the protein MFDTHELGRRPGALKRLTRSVDAPKDFGIDGVIGVPEGAPVQLDVRLESVMEGVLVTGTARASAEGECVRCLEPLSLEVKADFQEMFSYPDADDRNRSKTADPVDDAEDDEDRYFLEDGLFDLESVLRDAVVLALPMQPVCTETCAGLCSECGIRLDENPGHHHDVVDARWAALQGLAETVQDGEKDNMGGAAPGVDEKQEK from the coding sequence GTGTTCGATACGCACGAGCTGGGCCGGCGTCCTGGTGCCCTCAAGCGGCTGACCCGCTCGGTGGACGCCCCCAAGGACTTCGGTATCGACGGAGTCATCGGTGTGCCGGAAGGCGCACCCGTGCAGTTGGACGTCCGCCTCGAATCGGTCATGGAAGGTGTGCTTGTCACAGGCACCGCCCGTGCATCCGCCGAGGGGGAGTGCGTAAGGTGTCTGGAGCCGCTGAGCCTTGAGGTCAAGGCGGACTTCCAGGAAATGTTCTCGTACCCTGACGCCGATGACCGGAACCGCAGCAAGACCGCGGACCCGGTCGACGACGCCGAGGACGACGAGGACAGGTACTTCCTCGAGGACGGCCTTTTCGACCTCGAGTCGGTGCTGCGTGATGCGGTAGTGCTCGCACTGCCGATGCAGCCGGTGTGCACGGAGACCTGTGCCGGTCTGTGTTCCGAATGCGGAATCAGGCTGGACGAGAATCCGGGCCACCATCACGATGTCGTCGATGCTCGTTGGGCGGCATTGCAAGGACTCGCCGAGACCGTTCAGGACGGCGAGAAGGACAACATGGGCGGCGCCGCACCCGGCGTCGACGAGAAGCAGGAGAAGTAG